A genomic window from Rhizobium sp. EC-SD404 includes:
- a CDS encoding ATP phosphoribosyltransferase regulatory subunit, protein MPLLNLPDFTDALLKDLAGRRTELVTIPVIQPAAPFLDMAGEDLRRRIFTTESETGEALCLRPEFTIPVCMGHIEGNAGTPKRYAYLGEVFRQRREGPNEFYQAGIEDLGDHDVAAADARAVSDALEVLRALLARDPGLAVTIGDQTVFEAVLAALGLPEGWKRRLVRAFGDRAALDAMLSSLSRGEVGNGSSEASRLVEANDRAGLVAHIADLMDATGYSSNASRTPEEIADRLLEKHELSEARLETHAFSVLMEFLALDVELAEAPAALAGFADAAGLDLSAALSRFDHRVAAIRNRSGDVSAMRYRAAFGRPLDYYTGLVFEIGTAGQVLAGGGRYDRMLTLLGAAKPIPAVGFSLWLDRITAVRQADGKAGGTA, encoded by the coding sequence ATGCCGCTTCTGAACCTGCCGGATTTTACCGATGCGCTGCTCAAGGATCTGGCCGGGCGTCGCACCGAACTGGTGACGATCCCGGTGATCCAGCCGGCTGCGCCCTTTCTCGACATGGCGGGCGAGGATCTGCGGCGGCGCATCTTCACGACCGAAAGCGAGACGGGCGAAGCGCTGTGCCTGCGGCCTGAATTCACGATCCCCGTCTGCATGGGCCATATCGAGGGCAATGCCGGGACGCCAAAGCGCTATGCCTATCTCGGCGAGGTCTTCCGGCAGCGCCGCGAAGGCCCGAACGAATTCTACCAGGCGGGCATCGAGGATCTTGGCGATCACGACGTGGCCGCCGCCGACGCGCGCGCCGTGTCTGACGCGCTGGAGGTCCTGCGCGCGCTTCTTGCGAGAGATCCGGGTCTCGCGGTGACGATCGGCGACCAGACTGTGTTTGAGGCCGTTCTTGCCGCACTTGGTCTGCCCGAGGGCTGGAAGCGGCGCCTGGTGCGCGCATTCGGCGATCGAGCGGCCCTCGACGCGATGCTTTCCTCTCTATCCCGCGGAGAGGTCGGCAATGGATCGAGCGAGGCAAGCCGCCTCGTCGAAGCCAATGATCGGGCAGGGCTCGTTGCCCATATCGCCGACCTCATGGACGCGACGGGATACTCCTCCAATGCGAGCCGCACGCCGGAAGAAATCGCCGACAGGCTTCTGGAGAAGCACGAGCTGTCGGAAGCGCGCCTGGAGACCCATGCCTTTTCCGTACTCATGGAATTTCTCGCGCTCGATGTGGAGCTTGCCGAAGCGCCGGCTGCCCTCGCTGGCTTTGCCGATGCCGCGGGCCTCGATCTCAGCGCGGCGCTCTCGCGCTTCGACCACCGCGTGGCGGCGATCCGCAACCGCAGCGGCGATGTCTCGGCAATGCGCTATCGCGCCGCCTTTGGCCGGCCGCTGGATTATTATACGGGCCTCGTCTTCGAAATCGGCACAGCGGGCCAGGTGCTCGCTGGCGGCGGGCGCTATGACCGCATGCTGACGCTTCTTGGCGCGGCGAAGCCCATTCCGGCCGTGGGCTTCTCGCTTTGGCTCGATCGGATCACTGCGGTGCGCCAGGCCGACGGCAAAGCCGGGGGTACGGCATGA
- the hisG gene encoding ATP phosphoribosyltransferase codes for MTITLALPSKGRMKDDALAACAKAGLAIEMVGNERSYRGRVVGDDSIDVAFLSASEIARELGNGGVDLGITGEDLVRETIPDVARRVAIGPRLGFGHADVIVAVPDIWLDVQTMADLGDVAADFRQRHNRRLAIATKYWRLTRDFFSAKHGIQLYRIVESLGATEGAPAAGSADIIVDITSTGSTLKANHLKVLEDGVILRSEACLVRALTTDVTRREAAEALARRFEH; via the coding sequence ATGACGATCACGCTTGCGTTGCCCTCCAAGGGCCGGATGAAAGACGATGCCCTTGCGGCCTGCGCCAAGGCTGGCCTTGCCATCGAGATGGTGGGCAACGAGCGCTCTTATCGCGGCCGGGTCGTCGGCGATGACAGCATCGATGTCGCCTTTCTTTCCGCATCCGAGATCGCGCGCGAGCTGGGCAATGGCGGTGTCGATCTCGGCATCACCGGTGAAGATCTCGTGCGCGAAACGATCCCCGATGTCGCGCGACGCGTCGCGATCGGGCCACGTCTCGGCTTCGGCCATGCGGATGTCATCGTTGCGGTGCCGGACATCTGGCTCGACGTGCAGACGATGGCCGATCTCGGCGACGTCGCCGCCGATTTCCGCCAGCGCCACAACCGAAGGCTGGCGATCGCCACGAAATACTGGCGCCTGACGCGCGATTTCTTTTCCGCCAAGCACGGCATCCAATTGTATCGGATCGTCGAAAGCCTGGGCGCTACCGAAGGGGCGCCGGCAGCCGGATCGGCCGACATCATCGTGGACATCACGTCGACGGGTTCGACGCTGAAGGCCAACCATCTGAAGGTGCTGGAAGACGGCGTCATCCTGCGCTCCGAAGCCTGCCTCGTGCGCGCTCTGACCACCGACGTCACCCGTCGCGAAGCCGCCGAGGCTCTCGCCCGGCGCTTCGAACACTGA
- a CDS encoding DoxX family protein, whose product MPNSTLILVARIFLALLFIVGGFGKLAGGPANFAGYLGSLGFPAPLFFAWATIAVELLGGLAVLVGFQTRNAAYALAAFCIASAIVAHFDFADQNQMTQFLKNLGLAGGFLLLAATGPGTLSIDGRRR is encoded by the coding sequence ATGCCCAACAGCACACTCATTCTCGTCGCGCGCATTTTCCTCGCGCTCCTCTTCATCGTCGGCGGCTTCGGCAAGCTTGCTGGCGGCCCGGCCAATTTCGCCGGCTATCTCGGTTCGCTCGGTTTTCCGGCCCCGCTCTTCTTCGCCTGGGCTACGATCGCCGTTGAACTTCTCGGCGGCCTCGCCGTCCTGGTCGGCTTCCAGACCCGGAACGCCGCCTATGCTCTCGCAGCGTTCTGCATCGCCTCAGCCATCGTCGCTCACTTCGATTTCGCCGACCAGAACCAGATGACGCAGTTCCTCAAGAACCTCGGCCTTGCCGGCGGCTTCCTGCTGCTTGCTGCGACCGGCCCCGGCACCTTGTCGATCGACGGCCGTCGCCGCTGA
- the fumC gene encoding class II fumarate hydratase codes for MTATRKETDTFGPIDVAADRYWGAQTERSLANFKIGGERMPAPLVHALGTVKQAAAETNMALGRLDPAIGKTIVRAAAEVAQGKLDDEFPLVVWQTGSGTQSNMNANEVISNRAIELLGGTLGSKTPVHPNDHVNMSQSSNDTFPTAMHIAVAVETRKALIPALDHLAGAIGAKAAEFDDIVKIGRTHTQDATPLTLGQEFSGYHAALVRARHQIETSLGDVMLLAQGGTAVGTGLNAPEGFDTRFAAEVEKLTGLPFRTAPNKFEALASHGALSHFHGALAALAGDLFKIANDIRFLGSGPRSGLGELSLPENEPGSSIMPGKVNPTQAEALTMVAVEIHGNNAAVGFAASQGHFELNVFKPVIAFNVLRSIRLLTDAMRSFADNCVTGITANRDHIADLVGRSLMLVTALAPTVGYDAAAAIAKAAHKNGTTLKDEAIKSGKVTAEDYDRLVKPADMVHPG; via the coding sequence ATGACCGCCACCCGCAAGGAAACCGATACATTCGGACCGATCGACGTTGCCGCTGACCGCTATTGGGGCGCCCAGACCGAACGCTCGCTGGCAAATTTCAAGATCGGGGGGGAGCGGATGCCCGCTCCTCTCGTCCACGCGCTGGGCACCGTCAAGCAGGCAGCGGCCGAAACGAACATGGCACTCGGCCGGCTCGATCCGGCGATCGGCAAGACCATCGTGCGCGCCGCCGCCGAAGTGGCGCAGGGCAAGCTGGACGACGAGTTTCCCCTCGTGGTGTGGCAGACAGGCTCCGGCACGCAATCCAACATGAACGCCAATGAGGTGATCTCGAACCGGGCGATCGAACTGCTCGGCGGCACGCTCGGCTCGAAAACGCCGGTTCATCCCAACGACCACGTCAATATGAGCCAGTCGTCGAACGACACGTTCCCGACCGCCATGCACATCGCGGTCGCCGTGGAGACACGCAAGGCACTTATTCCGGCACTCGACCACCTGGCAGGGGCCATAGGCGCCAAGGCCGCCGAATTCGACGATATCGTGAAAATCGGCCGCACCCATACGCAGGATGCAACGCCCCTGACGCTCGGGCAGGAATTTTCAGGCTACCACGCGGCACTTGTGCGTGCCCGCCACCAGATCGAAACCTCGCTGGGTGACGTGATGCTTCTGGCGCAAGGCGGCACCGCCGTCGGCACCGGCCTCAATGCGCCGGAGGGGTTCGACACGCGCTTTGCCGCCGAGGTCGAGAAATTGACCGGCCTTCCTTTCCGCACCGCGCCGAATAAATTCGAGGCACTCGCTTCCCATGGGGCGCTTTCCCATTTCCACGGCGCGCTGGCGGCGCTTGCAGGCGACCTTTTCAAGATCGCCAACGATATCCGTTTCCTCGGATCCGGCCCGCGGTCCGGGCTTGGGGAGCTCTCGTTGCCGGAAAACGAGCCGGGATCGTCGATCATGCCTGGCAAGGTCAACCCCACGCAGGCCGAAGCGCTGACCATGGTGGCGGTGGAGATTCACGGCAACAACGCGGCCGTCGGGTTTGCCGCAAGCCAGGGCCATTTCGAACTCAACGTGTTCAAACCTGTAATTGCCTTCAACGTGCTGCGCTCGATCCGACTTCTGACCGATGCCATGCGCTCCTTCGCCGACAATTGCGTTACCGGCATCACCGCCAACCGGGATCACATCGCCGATCTCGTCGGGCGTTCGCTCATGCTTGTCACGGCGCTGGCCCCGACCGTGGGCTATGACGCCGCAGCCGCAATCGCGAAAGCCGCGCACAAGAACGGAACGACGCTCAAGGACGAAGCGATCAAAAGCGGCAAGGTCACTGCCGAAGACTATGACCGGCTGGTCAAGCCGGCCGACATGGTGCATCCCGGCTAG
- a CDS encoding sulfite exporter TauE/SafE family protein — translation MLDFFTFALVGFFAQAVDGALGMAYGVISSTVLLGVGLPPAQVSASVHAAELFTTAASGSGHLYHRNIDWKLFARLAPFGIIGGVTGAYVLTSIDGSAIKPFITTYLAALGIWIFARSFRKLPNKPVSGKLVAPLGLAGGFLDASGGGGWGPIVTTGLLGAGGAPRYVIGTVNASEFLITLSVSLAFLIALLTGHWEDAGDLSSHATSIAGLIVGGLVAAPLAGWMVRHVPEKILLRAVGTVICTLAITQTIQQVFAG, via the coding sequence GTGCTCGACTTTTTCACTTTCGCGCTCGTCGGTTTCTTCGCCCAGGCCGTCGATGGCGCACTTGGCATGGCCTATGGCGTCATCTCATCCACGGTGCTGCTCGGCGTCGGCCTGCCGCCGGCACAGGTGTCCGCATCGGTGCACGCTGCAGAACTCTTCACCACGGCCGCTTCGGGCAGCGGGCACCTCTATCACCGCAATATCGACTGGAAACTTTTCGCCCGGCTCGCCCCGTTCGGCATCATCGGCGGCGTGACGGGTGCCTATGTGCTGACGTCCATCGACGGCTCGGCGATCAAGCCATTCATCACCACCTATCTTGCCGCACTCGGGATCTGGATCTTCGCCCGGTCTTTCCGCAAGCTTCCGAACAAGCCGGTCAGCGGCAAGCTGGTGGCGCCGCTTGGCCTTGCGGGTGGCTTTCTCGATGCCTCCGGCGGCGGTGGCTGGGGTCCGATCGTAACGACCGGACTTCTGGGAGCCGGCGGTGCGCCGCGCTATGTGATTGGAACGGTGAATGCGAGCGAATTCCTGATCACGCTCTCGGTTTCGTTGGCCTTCCTCATCGCACTTCTCACCGGCCACTGGGAGGATGCCGGCGATCTTTCCAGCCACGCGACCTCCATCGCCGGCCTCATCGTCGGCGGCCTGGTGGCTGCGCCTCTCGCCGGCTGGATGGTCCGCCATGTTCCGGAGAAGATCCTGCTGCGGGCAGTCGGGACCGTGATCTGCACCCTAGCGATCACGCAGACGATCCAGCAGGTCTTTGCCGGCTGA
- a CDS encoding glutathione binding-like protein, with product MPQLSDFPITARWPAQNPDAIQLYSFATPNGVKVSIALEELGLPYEAHLVHIGKDDQKTDAFLSLNPNGRIPAIIDPHGPGDAPIGLFESGAILQYLAEKTGKLLPQDPARRIETLQWVYFQMGGVGPMFGQFGHFYKFAADKVTNNSYPEERYRNETRRLLGVLETRLASRTYVMDDDYTIADIALFPWVRTLELFYGAKDHLKLEEFPAVLAWLDRCMSRPASEKGFKIPAAD from the coding sequence ATGCCGCAACTTTCCGATTTTCCGATCACCGCGCGGTGGCCGGCGCAGAATCCTGATGCGATCCAGCTTTATTCTTTTGCCACGCCGAACGGCGTCAAGGTCTCGATTGCGCTGGAGGAACTGGGGCTCCCTTACGAGGCCCATCTCGTCCACATCGGCAAGGATGATCAAAAGACCGACGCGTTCCTGTCGCTCAATCCGAACGGACGCATCCCCGCAATCATCGATCCGCATGGCCCCGGCGATGCCCCGATCGGGCTCTTCGAATCCGGCGCCATCCTTCAGTATCTCGCTGAAAAGACCGGCAAACTCCTTCCGCAGGACCCCGCGCGGCGCATCGAAACGCTGCAATGGGTTTATTTCCAGATGGGCGGCGTCGGGCCGATGTTCGGCCAGTTCGGTCATTTCTACAAATTCGCCGCCGACAAGGTGACAAACAATTCCTATCCGGAAGAGCGTTACCGTAACGAAACGCGCCGGTTGCTGGGTGTGCTGGAAACACGGTTGGCCTCCCGCACCTATGTCATGGATGATGACTACACGATCGCCGACATCGCCCTCTTTCCGTGGGTGCGCACCCTCGAGCTCTTCTACGGGGCGAAGGACCATCTGAAGCTTGAAGAATTTCCGGCAGTTCTGGCGTGGCTCGACCGCTGCATGAGCCGCCCTGCGAGCGAGAAGGGCTTCAAGATACCGGCTGCCGACTGA
- a CDS encoding GGDEF domain-containing protein, which yields MIQLIGQVIFGVNATMLLVFAAVYFVAGHGRKERYWRSWWVSSLILGLGLASFVVRDSLPLGLGVFLPNGLLILGFGLRWRAAREFSGRPVMRSVVFGPASLFLLLCLLPPFLSTYGLVYTLVNIALTTLAVLTAWEFFRDHEDRLWSRYGLAFAYGLISLSFGLRVVQGLVEGGSMVNAVPRDLALLAHLIVSTIYIAASGAFALSLAYERNAADLRKAASHDFLTGLLNRGAFEQKLRSRCVASAGEPFALALLDIDHFKAINDQHGHAAGDAVLRTCASIFRDHAHEGDLVARIGGEEFALVLNGPCAKAAERRVSQLIEAIGRCTMGYAGRTIRVTVSAGMLHCDGAADFDTLVARADQLLYTAKSNGRNRAEVLAA from the coding sequence ATGATACAGTTGATCGGGCAGGTCATCTTCGGCGTCAACGCGACGATGTTGCTGGTTTTCGCCGCCGTCTACTTCGTTGCCGGCCATGGGCGAAAAGAACGCTATTGGCGCTCCTGGTGGGTCTCCAGCCTCATCCTGGGGCTGGGTCTCGCGAGCTTCGTCGTCCGGGATTCGCTGCCGCTCGGTCTAGGCGTGTTCCTGCCCAACGGCCTGCTCATTCTCGGTTTCGGTCTGCGCTGGCGGGCCGCACGCGAGTTCTCCGGGCGCCCTGTGATGCGCTCGGTCGTGTTCGGACCCGCATCCTTGTTTCTGCTGCTCTGTCTCCTACCGCCGTTCCTGTCCACCTACGGCTTAGTCTACACTCTGGTGAACATCGCGCTGACGACGCTCGCGGTATTGACCGCATGGGAATTCTTCCGCGATCACGAGGACCGTCTCTGGTCCCGCTACGGCCTCGCATTCGCTTACGGCCTGATCAGCCTGTCCTTCGGCTTGCGGGTGGTGCAGGGGCTGGTCGAAGGCGGCTCGATGGTCAATGCGGTGCCGCGGGACTTGGCTCTTTTGGCGCACCTGATCGTATCCACGATCTACATCGCCGCTTCAGGCGCTTTCGCTCTGTCGCTGGCTTATGAGCGCAATGCGGCCGACCTCAGGAAAGCAGCCTCCCACGATTTCCTGACCGGGCTGCTCAACCGCGGGGCTTTCGAGCAGAAACTGCGCTCGCGCTGCGTTGCTTCAGCCGGAGAGCCGTTCGCGCTGGCGCTTTTGGATATCGATCACTTCAAGGCGATCAACGATCAGCACGGCCACGCGGCCGGCGACGCGGTGCTGCGTACCTGCGCCAGCATATTCAGAGATCATGCACATGAAGGTGACCTCGTTGCTCGCATCGGTGGCGAGGAATTTGCGCTTGTCCTCAATGGTCCATGCGCAAAGGCGGCGGAGCGGCGTGTCTCGCAGCTCATCGAGGCAATCGGCCGATGCACCATGGGCTACGCCGGGCGCACCATCCGAGTAACCGTTTCGGCCGGCATGCTCCATTGCGATGGTGCCGCCGACTTTGACACGCTCGTCGCCCGCGCGGACCAATTGCTCTATACAGCCAAGAGCAACGGGCGCAATCGCGCCGAGGTCCTTGCCGCCTAA
- a CDS encoding FAD-dependent oxidoreductase, producing the protein MVDDTLTRQRDLREAEPLWAQTPRIKLLSRKAVPVRHFDVVIIGAGISGALMADALADGKRSVLVVDRRRAVHGSTMASTAMIQHEIDVPLHKLSGMIGTAKANRVWRRSASSVDALAERVEERGISCGMKRKKTLYLSGDEFDADALAKEYDARKKAGLDAELLDGSQVQARFGLDRDAGIVSDASASGNPAQMAAGFLRESFKRGTELVEGVEITDLRETAEGVVLATSDGSLIEAGHAIFCTGYEFLETLASQNHDVVSTWALASAPGLTLPDWLPDHLVWEGSDPYLYFRSTRDRRLIVGGEDEDDGEAFADPKKLKAKAITITKKVEALLGMKIGAHDAAWAAAFGTTNDGLPLIGRVPQMERTFAVMGFGGNGITFSKIAAEIVSAEIGGQPDPDAKLFAFSR; encoded by the coding sequence ATGGTCGACGACACCCTGACGCGCCAGCGCGACCTGCGCGAGGCCGAACCTTTGTGGGCGCAAACGCCCCGCATCAAACTGCTCTCCCGCAAGGCGGTTCCGGTGCGCCATTTCGATGTCGTCATCATCGGCGCAGGCATCAGCGGCGCGCTGATGGCAGACGCACTCGCAGACGGCAAGCGGTCGGTTCTGGTGGTCGATCGCAGGCGCGCCGTCCACGGCAGCACGATGGCGTCCACCGCAATGATCCAGCACGAGATCGACGTGCCGCTGCACAAGCTCTCCGGCATGATCGGCACGGCCAAGGCCAACCGCGTCTGGCGCCGCTCGGCGTCGTCGGTGGATGCGTTGGCCGAGCGCGTGGAAGAACGCGGCATATCGTGCGGCATGAAGCGCAAGAAGACGCTTTATCTGTCGGGCGACGAATTCGATGCCGATGCGCTCGCCAAGGAATACGATGCGCGCAAGAAGGCTGGCCTCGACGCGGAGTTGCTCGACGGCAGCCAAGTCCAAGCCCGGTTTGGACTGGACCGCGATGCGGGCATCGTCAGTGACGCGTCCGCGTCTGGCAATCCCGCCCAGATGGCGGCGGGCTTTCTGCGCGAATCCTTCAAACGGGGTACCGAGCTCGTCGAGGGCGTCGAGATCACCGATCTGCGCGAGACCGCCGAGGGCGTCGTGCTCGCCACCAGCGACGGCAGCCTGATCGAGGCCGGCCACGCCATTTTCTGCACCGGCTACGAGTTCCTCGAAACGCTCGCGAGCCAGAACCACGACGTCGTGTCGACCTGGGCGCTCGCTTCCGCGCCCGGGCTGACCCTTCCGGATTGGCTGCCGGACCATCTCGTCTGGGAAGGCTCGGACCCGTACCTGTATTTCCGCTCGACCCGCGATCGTCGACTGATCGTTGGCGGCGAGGACGAAGACGACGGCGAAGCCTTCGCCGATCCTAAGAAGCTCAAAGCCAAGGCGATTACCATCACCAAGAAGGTCGAAGCGCTGCTCGGCATGAAGATCGGTGCACATGATGCAGCCTGGGCGGCGGCGTTCGGCACGACGAACGACGGTCTGCCCCTCATCGGCCGCGTGCCTCAGATGGAGCGCACATTCGCGGTGATGGGCTTTGGCGGCAACGGCATCACCTTCTCGAAGATCGCAGCCGAAATCGTATCGGCCGAGATCGGCGGTCAACCGGATCCCGACGCCAAGCTGTTCGCCTTCAGCCGTTGA
- a CDS encoding NAD(P)H-dependent oxidoreductase, which produces MSKLKIAVVIGSTREGRFAEKPAHWIADLAKSDGAFDVEMIDLKDYPMAFYGDPAATEAQSETAAKFKAKVQEFDAYIFTAAEYNHAPTAVLKNAIDHGAWVRKPVAFVGYGGVGGARAVEQLRQIAVEMEMASVKTGTHILFPEYLAIVKGEKQISDFAHLVDAAKTMLGQLAWWGKALKSARDEEANVSLAKAS; this is translated from the coding sequence ATGAGCAAGCTCAAAATCGCCGTCGTCATCGGCAGCACACGCGAAGGCCGCTTCGCCGAAAAGCCTGCACACTGGATCGCAGACCTCGCGAAATCTGACGGCGCGTTCGACGTCGAAATGATCGACTTGAAGGACTACCCGATGGCCTTCTACGGCGATCCGGCGGCGACTGAAGCACAGAGCGAGACGGCCGCCAAGTTCAAGGCTAAGGTTCAGGAGTTCGACGCCTACATCTTCACCGCGGCCGAGTACAACCACGCTCCGACCGCTGTTCTTAAGAATGCGATCGACCACGGCGCATGGGTTCGAAAGCCCGTAGCATTCGTCGGCTATGGCGGTGTCGGTGGCGCCCGCGCGGTAGAGCAGCTTCGCCAGATCGCGGTCGAAATGGAAATGGCATCCGTGAAGACCGGCACGCATATCCTGTTCCCGGAATATCTCGCTATCGTCAAAGGCGAGAAGCAGATTTCGGATTTCGCGCACCTGGTCGATGCGGCCAAGACGATGCTCGGCCAGCTTGCCTGGTGGGGCAAGGCGCTCAAGTCTGCCCGCGACGAAGAGGCGAACGTCTCTCTCGCAAAGGCTTCCTGA
- a CDS encoding helix-turn-helix domain-containing protein: MKPAHPDVTCGQAVAPFEVSDACRPVNAILSRIGDKWSVLVVSYLGNGTMRFSELRRAIDGISQKMLTTTLRGLERDGYVTRAVTPTIPPRVDYALTDLGRELLVPLRALGEWAVANRERVEAAQARFDAENVEASRIRFG, from the coding sequence ATGAAACCTGCTCACCCGGACGTAACCTGCGGGCAAGCCGTGGCGCCTTTCGAAGTATCGGATGCCTGCCGGCCGGTGAACGCGATCCTTTCCCGGATCGGCGATAAATGGTCCGTGCTCGTGGTCAGTTATCTCGGCAATGGGACGATGCGGTTTTCCGAGCTGCGGCGGGCGATCGACGGGATCTCGCAGAAGATGCTGACGACGACGCTTCGTGGCCTCGAACGCGATGGCTACGTCACCCGGGCGGTTACGCCGACGATCCCGCCGCGCGTGGATTACGCACTCACCGATCTCGGCCGCGAACTGCTCGTGCCGCTGCGCGCGCTCGGCGAATGGGCGGTCGCGAACCGTGAACGCGTGGAGGCGGCGCAGGCGCGCTTCGACGCCGAGAATGTCGAAGCCTCCAGAATCCGGTTCGGCTGA
- the groL gene encoding chaperonin GroEL (60 kDa chaperone family; promotes refolding of misfolded polypeptides especially under stressful conditions; forms two stacked rings of heptamers to form a barrel-shaped 14mer; ends can be capped by GroES; misfolded proteins enter the barrel where they are refolded when GroES binds) produces the protein MAAKEVKFGRSARERMLRGVDILADAVKVTLGPKGRNVVIEKSFGAPRITKDGVSVAKEIELEDKFENMGAQMVREVASKTNDVAGDGTTTATVLAAAIVREGNKAVAAGMNPMDLKRGIDLAVKEVVEKLAAAAKPINTSAEVAQVGTISANGDKQVGEDIAEAMQRVGNEGVITVEEAKTAETELEVVEGMQFDRGYLSPYFVTNPEKMVAELDDPYILLHEKKLSNLQAMLPVLEAVVQSGKPLVIIAEDVEGEALATLVVNKLRGGLKIAAVKAPGFGDRRKAMLEDIAILTGGQVISEDIGIKLENVTLDMLGRAKKVSITKENTTIVDGAGQKSEIEGRVAQIKAQIEETSSDYDREKLQERLAKLAGGVAVIRVGGSTEVEVKERKDRIDDALNATRAAVQEGIVPGGGVALLRASSTLTVKGQNADQDAGVNIVRRALQAPARQIVENAGEEASIVVGKILDKNDDNYGYNAQTGEYGDMIAMGIVDPVKVVRTALQDAASVAGLLVTTEAMIAEAPKKDSHGGGGGMPDMGGMGGMGMM, from the coding sequence ATGGCTGCTAAAGAAGTAAAATTTGGCCGCAGCGCGCGTGAGCGCATGCTGCGCGGCGTCGACATCCTCGCCGATGCCGTCAAGGTCACGCTCGGCCCCAAGGGCCGCAACGTCGTCATCGAAAAGTCCTTCGGCGCACCGCGCATCACGAAGGACGGCGTATCGGTTGCCAAGGAAATCGAACTTGAAGACAAGTTCGAGAACATGGGCGCCCAGATGGTCCGCGAAGTTGCTTCGAAGACCAACGACGTCGCTGGTGACGGCACGACGACCGCAACCGTTCTCGCCGCTGCCATCGTTCGCGAAGGCAACAAGGCCGTAGCGGCCGGCATGAACCCGATGGACCTGAAGCGCGGTATCGACCTCGCCGTCAAGGAAGTCGTCGAGAAGCTGGCAGCCGCTGCCAAGCCGATCAACACTTCGGCTGAAGTCGCACAGGTCGGCACCATCTCCGCCAACGGCGACAAGCAGGTCGGCGAAGACATTGCTGAAGCCATGCAGCGCGTCGGCAACGAAGGCGTCATCACCGTCGAAGAAGCCAAGACTGCCGAAACCGAACTCGAAGTCGTCGAAGGCATGCAGTTCGACCGTGGCTACCTGTCGCCCTACTTCGTGACCAACCCGGAAAAGATGGTCGCTGAACTGGATGACCCGTACATCCTTCTTCACGAAAAGAAGCTGTCCAACCTGCAGGCGATGCTCCCGGTTCTGGAAGCCGTCGTTCAGTCGGGCAAGCCGCTCGTCATCATCGCTGAAGACGTCGAAGGCGAAGCTCTCGCAACGCTCGTCGTCAACAAGCTGCGTGGCGGCCTGAAGATTGCTGCCGTCAAGGCTCCGGGCTTCGGCGATCGCCGCAAGGCAATGCTCGAAGACATCGCGATCCTGACCGGTGGCCAGGTGATTTCCGAAGACATCGGCATCAAGCTCGAGAATGTCACCCTCGACATGCTCGGCCGCGCCAAGAAGGTCTCGATCACCAAGGAAAACACGACGATCGTCGACGGTGCCGGACAGAAGTCCGAAATCGAAGGTCGCGTCGCCCAGATCAAGGCTCAGATCGAAGAGACCTCTTCTGATTACGACCGCGAGAAGCTCCAGGAGCGCTTGGCCAAGCTCGCCGGTGGCGTTGCCGTCATCCGCGTCGGCGGCTCGACGGAAGTCGAAGTCAAGGAACGCAAGGACCGCATCGACGACGCGCTGAACGCTACGCGCGCAGCCGTCCAGGAAGGTATCGTGCCCGGTGGTGGCGTCGCTCTCCTACGCGCTTCCTCCACACTCACGGTCAAGGGTCAGAACGCCGACCAGGACGCAGGCGTCAACATCGTCCGTCGCGCTCTGCAGGCTCCTGCCCGCCAGATCGTCGAGAACGCCGGTGAAGAAGCATCGATCGTCGTCGGCAAGATCCTCGACAAGAACGACGACAACTACGGCTACAACGCTCAGACCGGCGAGTATGGCGACATGATCGCCATGGGTATCGTCGACCCGGTCAAGGTCGTTCGTACCGCACTTCAGGACGCAGCCTCGGTTGCCGGCCTGCTCGTCACGACCGAAGCCATGATCGCGGAAGCTCCGAAGAAGGACTCCCACGGCGGTGGCGGCGGCATGCCGGACATGGGCGGAATGGGCGGCATGGGCATGATGTAA
- the groES gene encoding co-chaperone GroES, whose product MATTNFRPLHDRVVVKRVESEQKTAGGIIIPDTAKEKPQEGEIVAVGSGARDESGKLVELDVKVGDRVLFGKWSGTEVKIGGEDLLIMKEADIMGIIG is encoded by the coding sequence ATGGCAACCACCAATTTCCGTCCGCTGCACGACCGAGTCGTCGTCAAGCGCGTCGAATCCGAACAAAAGACTGCCGGCGGGATCATCATCCCGGACACCGCTAAGGAAAAGCCGCAGGAAGGCGAAATCGTCGCCGTCGGCTCCGGCGCCCGTGACGAAAGCGGCAAGCTCGTCGAGCTCGACGTCAAGGTTGGCGATCGCGTGCTCTTCGGCAAGTGGTCTGGCACGGAAGTCAAGATCGGCGGCGAAGACCTTCTGATCATGAAGGAAGCCGACATCATGGGCATCATCGGCTGA